In Psychrobacter immobilis, a single genomic region encodes these proteins:
- a CDS encoding YraN family protein produces MMCYDNSEMLTRPIDLMCSHKPLSLTSPKQRQGSLFEQQACEFLQSQGLILIAQNWQQVKVGELDLIMLETGSACSTLVFIEVRQRQRSGFGGAALSVTASKQRKVIKTAQYFLQQHPEYEDYDCRFDVIAYDTVGTHLKTSGQNVENQPQWLKSAFIVDT; encoded by the coding sequence ATGATGTGCTATGATAATTCTGAAATGTTAACCAGACCTATCGACCTTATGTGCAGTCATAAACCTTTGAGCCTCACTTCACCAAAGCAGCGCCAAGGCAGTCTATTCGAGCAGCAGGCGTGTGAGTTTTTACAATCGCAAGGATTGATTTTGATTGCCCAAAATTGGCAGCAGGTCAAAGTGGGTGAGCTGGATTTGATTATGCTGGAGACAGGTTCAGCATGCTCGACACTGGTATTCATTGAAGTGCGTCAACGGCAGCGTTCAGGTTTTGGTGGTGCTGCACTGAGCGTGACGGCAAGCAAACAACGTAAAGTGATTAAAACGGCGCAATATTTTTTGCAACAGCATCCTGAGTATGAGGATTATGACTGTCGGTTCGATGTCATCGCTTATGATACGGTAGGTACTCATCTTAAGACCAGTGGTCAAAATGTAGAAAATCAACCACAATGGCTCAAAAGTGCTTTTATAGTAGATACGTGA
- a CDS encoding BolA/IbaG family iron-sulfur metabolism protein, whose protein sequence is MNADDLIAFLQTHFPDAFIQAANQGNKFDVRVVDASFEGKRAVQRQQAIYALVNDKIASGDIHALNIQALTPVEWEVQSKG, encoded by the coding sequence ATGAACGCTGATGATTTGATTGCATTTTTACAGACTCACTTCCCAGACGCTTTTATTCAAGCTGCCAATCAAGGTAATAAGTTTGATGTACGCGTGGTTGATGCCAGTTTTGAAGGTAAGCGTGCCGTGCAACGTCAGCAGGCGATTTATGCATTAGTCAATGATAAGATCGCCAGTGGCGATATTCATGCGCTCAATATTCAAGCGCTGACGCCTGTTGAATGGGAAGTTCAATCCAAAGGCTAG
- the murA gene encoding UDP-N-acetylglucosamine 1-carboxyvinyltransferase, protein MDQFLITGSSRIAGEVTISGAKNAALPLLAAMILAETPTTLHNVPSLQDVRTLIELIGGMGIKIQKQDDTVTCDTKNIDNFYAPYDLVKTMRASILVLGPLLARFGEAEVSLPGGCAIGSRPVDQHLKAFEAMGAEISVENGYVKAQAPKGGKLIGCNYSFDMITVGGTENVIMAAALAKGTTVLGNCALEPEVVDLANMLVAMGAKISGIGTSIMTIEGVERLHGCEYSVVPDRIETGSYLAGALMTRGDVLTKNTSALLLTPVLEKFEDMGAIITTGDGWIRAQMKGRPKAVDIRTQPHPGFPTDMQAQVMAIACLADGTSTFIENIFENRYMHVPELNRLGASIQVDGHTAVVKGVENFTAAPVMATDLRASMSLVMAAATAEGESLIDRIYHIDRGYEHVEEKLRALGVNIERINTND, encoded by the coding sequence ATGGATCAATTTTTAATCACTGGTAGTAGTCGTATCGCAGGGGAAGTTACTATCTCAGGTGCCAAAAATGCTGCTTTGCCGTTACTTGCCGCTATGATATTGGCCGAGACGCCAACGACATTGCACAATGTGCCATCGTTACAAGATGTGCGGACGTTGATTGAATTGATCGGTGGCATGGGTATCAAAATCCAAAAGCAGGACGATACTGTCACCTGCGATACCAAAAATATCGATAATTTCTATGCACCGTATGATTTAGTAAAGACCATGCGTGCCTCAATTTTAGTGCTTGGACCATTGCTAGCACGTTTTGGTGAGGCAGAAGTGTCATTGCCTGGCGGCTGTGCCATTGGTTCACGTCCTGTTGACCAACACCTAAAAGCCTTTGAGGCGATGGGTGCTGAAATTAGTGTCGAAAATGGTTACGTAAAAGCACAAGCGCCAAAAGGCGGTAAGCTGATTGGTTGTAACTACTCTTTTGATATGATTACCGTGGGCGGTACTGAAAACGTCATTATGGCAGCTGCACTTGCCAAAGGTACGACCGTCTTAGGTAATTGTGCCCTTGAGCCAGAAGTCGTTGATTTGGCCAATATGTTGGTTGCGATGGGCGCTAAAATAAGTGGTATCGGCACCTCAATCATGACCATCGAAGGCGTTGAGCGCTTACACGGTTGTGAGTATTCAGTGGTGCCAGACCGCATCGAAACAGGCTCTTACCTTGCTGGCGCACTCATGACGCGTGGCGATGTGTTGACTAAAAACACCTCTGCGCTATTACTAACACCTGTGTTAGAAAAATTCGAAGACATGGGTGCCATTATTACCACTGGTGATGGTTGGATTCGTGCGCAGATGAAAGGTCGCCCTAAAGCGGTTGATATCCGTACTCAGCCGCATCCAGGTTTCCCAACCGATATGCAAGCGCAGGTCATGGCTATTGCGTGTTTGGCGGATGGTACGAGTACCTTTATCGAAAATATTTTTGAAAACCGCTACATGCATGTCCCTGAGCTTAATCGTCTAGGTGCTTCTATCCAAGTAGATGGTCATACGGCCGTAGTAAAAGGCGTCGAAAACTTCACCGCTGCCCCTGTGATGGCGACTGATTTACGTGCGTCTATGTCATTGGTGATGGCAGCGGCAACTGCTGAAGGTGAAAGTTTAATCGACCGCATTTATCATATCGATCGTGGCTATGAGCATGTCGAAGAAAAGCTGCGTGCGCTTGGGGTCAATATCGAACGTATCAATACTAATGACTAA
- a CDS encoding O-acetylhomoserine aminocarboxypropyltransferase/cysteine synthase family protein has protein sequence MSDEQAAQQTAQKSETPQRLETLAIHAGYSVEPTTKAVAVPIYHTSSYAFDNTQHGADLFDLKVAGNIYTRIMNPTNAVLEERVAALEGGIGALAVASGMAAITYAIQTICEAGDNIVAVSTLYGGTYNLFAHALPRQGIEVRFFDHKNPEAIRDLIDDKTKMVFAESIGNPLGNIVDIQALSDIAHEYGVPVVIDSTVATPALCRPFEFGADIVIHSLTKYMSGTGTSIGGAIVDSGKFAWGDYPERFPLLNTPDHSYHGVNFVKDVGAAAFIARARVAPLRNTGAALSPLNAFGILQGMETLSLRMERHVQNAQAVAEYLRDHDKVAWVKYAGLPDHPEHELAKKYMKGTPSAILTFGVKGGLEAGARFIDALQLITRLVNIGDAKSLACHPATTTHRQLNEQELENAGVSTDMVRLSIGIEHIEDIKADLAQALASA, from the coding sequence ATGAGTGACGAACAAGCAGCCCAGCAAACAGCCCAAAAATCAGAGACGCCTCAACGTCTTGAAACCTTGGCGATTCATGCCGGTTATAGCGTTGAGCCAACGACCAAAGCGGTCGCAGTGCCTATTTATCACACTAGCTCGTACGCCTTTGATAACACTCAGCATGGTGCTGATTTGTTTGATCTAAAAGTTGCAGGCAATATCTATACCCGTATCATGAACCCGACCAATGCCGTGTTGGAGGAGCGCGTCGCGGCGCTCGAAGGCGGTATCGGTGCGCTTGCCGTAGCATCTGGCATGGCAGCCATCACTTATGCGATTCAAACCATCTGTGAGGCGGGTGACAATATCGTTGCTGTGTCGACCTTGTATGGTGGTACTTACAATTTGTTTGCCCATGCGTTGCCGCGTCAAGGTATAGAAGTCCGCTTTTTTGATCACAAAAATCCTGAGGCGATTCGTGATTTGATTGATGATAAGACTAAGATGGTCTTTGCAGAAAGTATCGGTAATCCATTAGGTAACATCGTTGATATTCAAGCGCTGAGTGATATCGCACATGAATATGGTGTGCCAGTCGTGATTGATAGTACGGTTGCCACGCCTGCATTATGTCGTCCTTTTGAGTTTGGTGCGGATATCGTGATTCATTCATTGACCAAATATATGAGTGGTACGGGTACGTCGATTGGTGGGGCGATTGTCGATAGTGGTAAATTCGCATGGGGCGACTATCCTGAGCGTTTTCCCTTATTGAACACGCCAGATCATAGTTATCACGGTGTGAACTTTGTCAAAGATGTCGGTGCAGCAGCCTTTATCGCTCGTGCTCGTGTGGCACCGCTGCGTAATACTGGCGCGGCACTTAGCCCGCTCAATGCTTTTGGTATTTTGCAGGGTATGGAGACATTGAGTCTACGTATGGAGCGCCATGTACAGAACGCGCAAGCCGTTGCGGAATATCTGCGTGACCATGACAAGGTTGCTTGGGTAAAGTATGCGGGTTTACCGGATCATCCTGAGCATGAGCTTGCTAAGAAGTATATGAAAGGCACGCCATCTGCTATTTTGACCTTTGGGGTAAAAGGTGGCTTGGAAGCAGGTGCGCGCTTTATCGATGCGCTGCAGCTGATTACTCGTTTGGTCAATATCGGTGATGCCAAATCACTAGCCTGTCATCCAGCGACAACGACCCATCGCCAGCTCAATGAGCAAGAGCTCGAAAATGCAGGTGTAAGTACTGATATGGTTCGTTTATCAATTGGTATCGAGCACATCGAAGATATCAAAGCGGATCTTGCGCAAGCATTAGCCTCGGCTTAG
- a CDS encoding alpha/beta hydrolase, whose translation MKDANKRLEYNKSRQKINNESMINNTASKVGILKFTGVAALALGSVALVTQNAQALSPLAIVNGITASGGVGVSKNILYGDEPDQDLDIYYPKPLAQAMKVQSAINDGAINDSYPMVVFVHGGSWESGNKEQYAFVGQSLAQAGYVTAVINYRKAPEHVYPDYVKDTAQAIAWSINNAPSLHADPKRLAVIGHSAGAFNAVAAVANEDFLAPYGIKPKDITAVVGIAGPYSYDFRKFDSATAFAADATPDEVMPDRQIKGEQPPYLLLTAEKDKVVYATNTIKMTKALQEAGVTVENGEIKGASHATSIGAMAPPLRWVNDVRAQVLTYLDKMLK comes from the coding sequence ATGAAGGATGCAAACAAGCGCTTAGAATATAATAAAAGCCGTCAAAAAATAAATAATGAAAGCATGATTAATAATACTGCTAGCAAAGTAGGCATTCTAAAATTCACAGGTGTCGCCGCCTTAGCACTGGGTAGCGTTGCCCTAGTCACCCAGAATGCGCAAGCCTTATCGCCACTGGCTATCGTCAATGGCATTACTGCTAGTGGCGGCGTTGGCGTCAGCAAAAACATTCTCTATGGTGATGAGCCCGATCAAGATTTGGATATTTATTATCCCAAGCCATTAGCACAAGCGATGAAAGTCCAAAGCGCCATCAATGATGGTGCGATTAATGATAGCTATCCGATGGTGGTGTTTGTCCACGGTGGCTCATGGGAGAGTGGTAATAAAGAACAGTATGCCTTTGTCGGTCAGAGTTTGGCGCAAGCAGGTTATGTCACCGCCGTAATTAATTATCGTAAAGCGCCTGAGCATGTGTACCCTGATTATGTCAAAGATACGGCGCAAGCGATTGCTTGGAGTATCAATAATGCTCCGAGCCTACATGCTGATCCTAAACGCTTAGCGGTAATTGGACATTCTGCTGGTGCATTTAACGCGGTTGCAGCGGTCGCCAATGAAGATTTTTTAGCGCCTTATGGTATTAAGCCAAAGGATATTACCGCGGTCGTGGGTATTGCTGGTCCTTATAGTTACGACTTCCGTAAATTTGATAGCGCCACCGCCTTTGCTGCTGATGCTACGCCAGACGAGGTCATGCCAGACCGTCAAATCAAAGGCGAGCAGCCCCCGTATTTATTGTTGACTGCCGAAAAAGACAAAGTGGTGTATGCGACCAATACGATTAAAATGACCAAAGCGTTGCAAGAGGCGGGCGTCACCGTAGAAAACGGTGAAATAAAAGGTGCCAGTCATGCGACCAGTATTGGTGCGATGGCACCGCCGCTACGTTGGGTCAATGATGTACGCGCGCAAGTACTGACGTACTTGGATAAAATGCTCAAATAA
- a CDS encoding adenosine kinase: MYNVMAIGNALVDHEYVLSDAALEETDLTKGNMTLAGIDEQQQLLAYFKLAEIAPSKQAGGGSAANTMYTFASLGGKPFYACRVGDDQQGEFYLKDLHEAGVATSEKSIHAGGVTGSCVVAVTEDGERTMQTYLGTSSEITAENVDFDALTQADWLYIEGYLAMTESIQPAMTQLRQQAGIHSAKIAVSFADPAVVKFAKDGLLNMLGNKVAVIFCNSEEAKLFTDKKQVKAAARALLEYCQTAVVTDGANGATIAHKADDKSEIEIYEVATPIVTNVIDTNGAGDNYAGAFLYALSQHYSLPECGRLASEVAAQVIQQFGPRLASQDYRDIAKRVLSA, translated from the coding sequence ATGTACAATGTAATGGCGATAGGCAACGCATTGGTTGACCATGAATATGTATTGTCAGATGCGGCGCTAGAAGAGACTGATTTGACCAAAGGCAATATGACGCTGGCAGGTATCGACGAGCAACAGCAATTATTGGCGTATTTTAAACTGGCAGAAATTGCACCATCAAAGCAGGCTGGTGGTGGCTCAGCGGCTAATACGATGTATACCTTTGCCAGTTTAGGCGGCAAGCCATTTTATGCCTGCCGCGTTGGTGACGATCAACAAGGCGAGTTTTACCTAAAAGACTTACATGAAGCAGGTGTTGCAACTTCAGAGAAATCTATCCATGCAGGCGGAGTAACGGGTTCATGTGTGGTCGCAGTGACTGAAGATGGCGAGCGCACCATGCAAACTTATCTCGGCACTTCAAGCGAAATCACCGCAGAAAATGTCGATTTTGATGCGCTGACACAAGCTGACTGGCTATATATAGAAGGCTACTTGGCCATGACTGAGAGTATTCAGCCTGCTATGACTCAGTTGCGTCAACAAGCAGGGATTCATTCTGCAAAAATTGCCGTAAGTTTTGCTGATCCTGCCGTGGTGAAGTTTGCCAAAGACGGTTTACTCAATATGCTGGGCAATAAAGTGGCAGTGATATTCTGTAATAGTGAGGAAGCCAAACTCTTTACGGACAAAAAACAAGTCAAGGCAGCCGCACGCGCACTGCTTGAGTATTGCCAGACGGCAGTCGTCACTGATGGTGCCAATGGTGCAACGATCGCCCATAAAGCTGATGATAAATCAGAGATTGAGATTTATGAAGTTGCTACACCAATCGTTACTAATGTCATTGATACCAACGGTGCCGGTGATAATTACGCAGGAGCATTTTTATACGCGTTGTCGCAGCACTATAGCTTGCCTGAATGTGGTCGTCTTGCCAGCGAAGTGGCGGCGCAGGTGATTCAACAGTTTGGACCACGATTGGCCTCACAAGATTATAGAGATATTGCAAAGCGTGTACTATCTGCTTAA
- the hisG gene encoding ATP phosphoribosyltransferase — MTEASNSLPNDGLLNEVNDEFSGLTLALSKGRILEETMPLLRAAGVELLEDPEASRKLIFPTSNPNVRVLILRASDVPTYVEHGAADFGVAGKDVLLEHGANHVYELLDLQIAQCKLMTAGVKDAPLPNRRLRIATKYVNVARAYFASQGQQVDVIKLYGSMELAPLVGLGDLIVDVVDTGNTLRANGLEARDHICDVSSRLIVNQVSYKRKFALLEPILDSFKNSIASAS, encoded by the coding sequence ATGACTGAAGCAAGCAATAGCCTACCAAATGATGGTTTATTAAATGAAGTAAATGATGAGTTTTCAGGATTAACACTGGCCTTATCAAAAGGTCGTATTCTAGAAGAGACCATGCCACTGCTACGCGCAGCTGGTGTTGAGTTATTAGAAGATCCTGAAGCCTCACGCAAACTTATTTTTCCAACCTCAAACCCCAATGTGCGTGTATTGATTTTGCGTGCCAGTGATGTGCCAACCTACGTTGAACATGGCGCGGCTGACTTTGGAGTGGCGGGTAAAGATGTGTTGCTTGAGCATGGTGCCAACCATGTCTACGAGTTACTTGATTTGCAAATTGCTCAGTGTAAGCTCATGACTGCTGGCGTAAAAGATGCGCCGCTACCCAATCGTCGCCTACGTATTGCGACCAAATACGTCAATGTTGCCCGCGCTTACTTTGCCAGCCAAGGTCAGCAAGTGGATGTGATTAAACTGTATGGCTCTATGGAGCTTGCGCCGTTGGTCGGATTGGGTGATTTGATCGTCGATGTGGTTGATACAGGTAATACGTTGCGCGCCAACGGTCTTGAAGCACGCGATCATATTTGCGATGTGTCCTCACGCCTTATCGTCAATCAAGTGAGCTACAAGCGTAAATTTGCGTTACTTGAGCCGATTTTAGATAGCTTCAAAAACAGTATTGCCAGCGCTTCATAA
- the nfuA gene encoding Fe-S biogenesis protein NfuA, which translates to MSEHNQAESQLDQSADYESALDTEQTVAKSNITITESAQSYLADLLSKQDTDGIGVRIFVEHPGTPRAECCMAYNQPGEEDSADLRFTYESFSAFIEAASVPYLEDAVIDYNKDRFGGQLTFRAPNSKVPKVGADASVEERINYVLQSEINPGLAAHGGDVQLLELIDEEGVGLTAVLKFGGGCQGCSAVDMTLRQGVEVQLKQQIPELTQVIDETDHTRTENAYYK; encoded by the coding sequence ATGAGTGAGCACAACCAAGCTGAGAGCCAACTAGACCAGTCAGCAGACTATGAATCAGCGCTAGATACTGAGCAAACTGTAGCAAAGAGCAATATTACTATTACTGAGTCAGCCCAAAGCTACTTAGCAGATTTGTTATCCAAGCAGGATACCGATGGTATCGGCGTGCGTATTTTCGTTGAGCATCCAGGTACGCCGCGTGCAGAGTGCTGTATGGCTTATAACCAACCGGGCGAAGAGGATAGCGCTGACCTGCGTTTTACGTATGAAAGCTTTTCTGCCTTTATCGAAGCGGCGTCTGTTCCTTATTTAGAAGATGCGGTGATTGATTATAATAAAGACCGTTTTGGTGGTCAGCTGACCTTCCGCGCGCCAAATTCTAAAGTACCTAAAGTGGGTGCGGATGCCAGTGTCGAAGAGCGTATCAACTACGTATTGCAGTCAGAGATTAATCCCGGCTTAGCGGCGCATGGTGGCGACGTACAACTGCTTGAACTGATTGATGAAGAAGGCGTTGGTCTGACTGCGGTATTGAAGTTTGGTGGTGGTTGCCAAGGCTGTTCAGCCGTTGATATGACCTTACGTCAAGGCGTTGAAGTGCAGCTGAAACAACAAATTCCAGAGCTGACCCAAGTGATTGATGAAACCGATCATACCCGTACCGAAAACGCTTACTATAAATAG
- a CDS encoding alpha/beta fold hydrolase → MMTQTVNLVTTKDDEQVAVWKIVDNTKDETKSDTLTTNTFAIKAQNIFLTHGTFSDKQTCLKIAEYLARLGHHCYIMEWRGHGASSIPKEKFNFETVATYDYEATFRYLFEELKLDNLHCVTHSGGGVGLTMFLIQHPCYIDKINSASMFACQAYGAAINPINHTKILVAKLFTRLVGYIPAKKIKLGPINESYHMMNQWYDWNLQKNFNSSFLKQRTFNTASMDTYAADDAPLDYRQQMPKITIPIYAISAKGDNFISPTRGCQLFFEPFKNPANIFREYSLSHGDLDDYTHSRIMISRNAAHEIWPTVTAWIEQHAR, encoded by the coding sequence ATGATGACGCAAACAGTGAATCTAGTAACGACCAAAGACGACGAACAAGTAGCCGTTTGGAAGATTGTGGATAATACAAAAGACGAAACAAAGAGCGATACCCTTACCACCAATACCTTTGCCATAAAAGCGCAAAACATATTTTTGACGCACGGCACGTTTTCGGACAAACAAACCTGTTTGAAAATCGCTGAGTATCTAGCCCGCCTCGGTCATCATTGCTACATCATGGAATGGCGCGGTCATGGCGCAAGCTCAATACCCAAAGAAAAATTCAATTTCGAAACGGTTGCAACCTATGACTATGAAGCGACTTTTCGCTATCTTTTTGAGGAATTAAAACTCGATAATCTACATTGCGTCACCCATAGCGGCGGCGGGGTTGGCTTAACGATGTTTTTGATCCAGCATCCCTGCTATATCGATAAGATTAATAGCGCCAGCATGTTTGCCTGCCAAGCTTATGGCGCTGCAATAAATCCGATAAATCATACTAAAATTCTTGTAGCAAAATTATTCACGCGGCTGGTTGGTTACATCCCTGCTAAAAAAATTAAGCTAGGGCCTATTAACGAAAGCTATCATATGATGAACCAGTGGTATGACTGGAATCTACAAAAAAACTTTAACAGCAGTTTTCTTAAGCAACGTACATTTAATACAGCCAGCATGGATACATACGCCGCTGATGATGCACCTTTAGACTACCGGCAACAGATGCCAAAAATCACGATACCCATCTATGCTATCAGCGCAAAAGGCGACAATTTCATCTCCCCTACTCGTGGTTGTCAGCTGTTTTTTGAACCCTTTAAAAACCCTGCCAATATTTTTCGAGAATACTCGCTCAGCCATGGGGATTTGGACGATTATACGCACAGCCGCATTATGATCAGTCGTAACGCCGCCCACGAAATTTGGCCAACAGTTACCGCGTGGATTGAGCAGCATGCCCGTTAA
- the rsmI gene encoding 16S rRNA (cytidine(1402)-2'-O)-methyltransferase, translating into MSSPTAMPACLYIVATPIGNMSDMTPHAIDVLKQVAIIACEDTRTSGKLLSHFGIDTKGSKADDEKESEAPNTKNNTDNNVTDADTATKQKGHNKLWAYHEHNSAIQTPKIIEMIEQGHSVALISDAGTPLISDPGYQLVQAAHAAGVRVSPIIGASAAIAALSVAGLPSDRFSFIGFLPAKTHGRQKQLAALNSRTETLIFYEAPHRIIASLEDMAAVFGADREVTFCRELTKTFETVHKSTLGDLVEFVKADDNQQRGEIVVVVAGVNVAQDADDISIHDKLLQRLLEDLSVKKAAALGADITGVKKNALYQRLLELQAE; encoded by the coding sequence ATGTCTAGCCCTACCGCGATGCCAGCTTGTCTATATATCGTTGCCACGCCAATTGGCAATATGAGCGATATGACGCCGCATGCCATTGATGTTTTAAAGCAAGTCGCCATCATTGCCTGTGAAGACACCCGTACCTCAGGTAAGCTATTGTCGCATTTTGGCATTGATACCAAAGGCAGTAAAGCCGACGACGAAAAAGAGTCAGAAGCTCCTAACACTAAAAATAATACCGATAATAACGTGACAGACGCTGATACCGCGACCAAGCAAAAAGGTCATAACAAGCTTTGGGCATACCATGAGCACAATAGTGCCATTCAAACACCCAAAATTATCGAGATGATCGAGCAAGGTCATTCGGTTGCTTTGATTAGTGATGCCGGTACGCCACTCATCAGTGATCCAGGTTATCAACTGGTACAGGCCGCTCATGCCGCAGGCGTTAGAGTCTCTCCTATCATTGGTGCCTCTGCTGCCATTGCCGCACTGTCAGTCGCAGGATTGCCCTCAGACCGCTTTAGCTTTATTGGGTTTTTACCTGCCAAAACCCACGGTCGCCAAAAGCAATTAGCAGCATTAAACTCACGTACCGAAACGCTGATATTTTATGAAGCGCCGCATCGTATTATCGCCAGTTTAGAAGACATGGCGGCGGTATTTGGCGCAGATCGTGAAGTCACTTTTTGCCGTGAATTGACTAAGACCTTTGAGACTGTCCATAAAAGCACCCTTGGGGATTTGGTGGAATTTGTCAAAGCTGATGACAATCAACAGCGCGGTGAGATAGTCGTGGTCGTCGCTGGCGTGAATGTGGCGCAGGATGCCGATGACATCAGTATTCATGATAAATTATTGCAGCGCTTGCTTGAAGACTTATCGGTTAAAAAAGCCGCTGCATTGGGCGCTGATATCACTGGCGTCAAAAAGAATGCGCTATATCAGCGCTTACTTGAGCTACAAGCTGAATAA
- a CDS encoding BON domain-containing protein: MTRMHLRTAIFGSSRRTAIGVMLITSIVTTGCTTNYLTNSTEGTYGVPMTERTIPQRLLDRSIEHTVKINVYGLKEDLQQTSRMGIDSFNSEVLLTGEVPTEAIKVEVEKVVSSMPDVRHVYNELNVSASKGYSSTVHDGYITSKLLAKVAASDGVKASQIKAVTNDGVVYIMGRMTPTQQSHLIDIANSTVGVTELVLLTTVVDDRGVKISKDDIMSENNLVNPASAPVVVDGVAAASVNNSEAPASVGTSTPIVVTEDGTTVEQPSSSPYIDLYQDP; the protein is encoded by the coding sequence ATGACACGGATGCATTTGCGCACTGCTATTTTTGGCTCATCACGCCGCACCGCGATAGGCGTTATGCTAATCACCAGCATCGTCACTACGGGCTGTACCACCAATTATTTGACCAACAGTACAGAAGGTACGTATGGTGTACCGATGACAGAGCGTACCATTCCGCAGAGACTACTGGATCGCAGTATCGAACATACCGTCAAAATCAATGTTTATGGGTTAAAAGAAGACCTGCAACAAACCAGTCGTATGGGTATTGATAGCTTTAATAGTGAAGTGTTATTGACAGGCGAAGTACCCACTGAGGCCATCAAAGTAGAAGTCGAAAAAGTCGTCAGCTCTATGCCAGATGTGCGCCATGTCTATAATGAGCTAAACGTCAGCGCGTCTAAAGGCTATAGCTCGACGGTTCATGATGGCTATATCACCTCAAAGCTGCTGGCAAAAGTAGCCGCGAGTGATGGTGTCAAAGCCTCACAGATCAAAGCCGTGACCAATGATGGTGTGGTTTATATTATGGGACGTATGACACCGACTCAGCAGAGTCACCTAATCGATATCGCCAATAGCACCGTTGGTGTGACTGAGCTGGTGCTGCTGACGACCGTCGTTGATGACAGGGGCGTAAAGATAAGTAAAGACGACATTATGTCTGAAAATAACTTGGTAAATCCTGCTTCAGCACCAGTCGTTGTGGACGGGGTAGCTGCTGCTAGCGTTAATAATTCTGAAGCGCCAGCGTCCGTTGGCACATCGACTCCTATCGTCGTGACCGAAGATGGCACAACCGTTGAGCAACCGTCATCAAGCCCCTATATAGACCTGTATCAAGATCCGTAA